The Flavobacterium sp. N2270 genome contains the following window.
AAAAAAGCACAAAACATTTGGATTCAGTTTCGTGATGCCGAAATTGAAATGCGATTTCCAAAAGAAGACAAATTACTTCATTACGGTAGTGTTTACCCAATGTGTAGAAGTTATATCTTGGCAGAAATGACCGAGCAACGCACCAACAAATTAAAAATTTGGTTGGTAGGAATTGAAGAAGACGAAGTATGTTTAGGTAGTATTAAAATGAAGGATTAACTCTATAATCTTCATTATTTTCCTTTCAATAAATTAATACTTACGGTTGCATAATCTGTATTTGGAAACTTCATAAAATATAAAGGATCTGGAAACAAACCCGCTTCGGCAGCTATTTTATGCAGCACGTCAATTTCAACAATGTATTGGTCGGAAAATCCATGCGTAGCATCATAAGCTGTTGCTGCTGTATTTCCAATATTTTTTGCTGTTAATTGCGGAGCAATGGTATGTAATTCTATTATCAATAATCCAAATTTATGCACATAAGGCGCCCAAT
Protein-coding sequences here:
- a CDS encoding lysozyme inhibitor LprI family protein; this translates as MKYLLCFLTFAFCQITFGQTQSEMNQDAFAYYKEKDAELNLVYNKILKEYSNEKDFIINLKKAQNIWIQFRDAEIEMRFPKEDKLLHYGSVYPMCRSYILAEMTEQRTNKLKIWLVGIEEDEVCLGSIKMKD